Part of the Jatrophihabitans sp. GAS493 genome, TCGACGGGAAGGTCGACTGGCCTCTGAACGACGCCGGAAGCCATCCGTTGACCGAACTCGTGCTCAGCGACTTCCTCGTCGTCGACGTCACGAAGCCCTATCTGGAGCGGGGTTCCTTTCTCGAGGTCGAGTTGGCGGCTCGGCGGGGCGTGCCGCACACGACCTGTGGCGGTCGCGCGCTGAACGACGATGTGATGGACACGCTCTTCACCCAGTGGGTGAACGCCGGCACCGGGCCCACCATCAGCGACGGAGTCGACCAGGCGAGCCGGCCGGCGTCCCGCACCTTCCCCTACCTCGCGGCGCCCAACCCGGACCCGCCTGAGCGCCCCGAGCATCTCTAACCATGGAGCAAGCAGTGGACGTGACCGACGGGGAGCCGACCCCGCTCGACCTCGACGACATCCAGTGGGGGGCGCTGAATGAACGACCATCGCCTTATGTCGGAAGCTACCTGCTACTACGCATCGACGACCCGGTCGCCGGTCGCGAACTCGTCCGCCGGCTGGCGCGGTTCGTCGATAGCGGACCACCGGCCACCGATCCGTCCAGCGGTGCGTGGCTGACGGTCGCCTTCAGCTATCAGGGCCTGAAGGCGCTGGGTGTCCCGCCGGAGTCGCTCGACAGCTTCGCACCCGAGTTTCGGGAGGGTATGAAGGCGCGAGCGGCCGAACTGGGCGACGTCGGCGAGAGCAGTCCGGAAAACTGGGAAGCACCGCTCGGGAGCAGCGACGTGCATGTCGCTTTGGCTGCCCTCTCCCCCGACCGCGCATCCCTGGAGGCCATCCTCGAGAAGGCGCGCAACGCCCATCAGGAACTCCCCGGCGTACAGCTGATCTGGCAGCAGGACTGCTACCAACTTCCCACCGGCCGGACCTCCTTCGGGTTCAAGGACGGGATCGGCCAGCCCTCCGTCGAAGGCAGCGGGCGACCGGCGTCGAACCCGAAGGAGAAACCGCTGAAGGCCGGCGAGATCATCCTGGGCTACCCCGACGAGACCGGCGAACTGGCGCCGATGCCCACTCCGGACGTGCTCGGCCGAAACGGCACCTACGTCGTCTTCCGCAAGCTCCACACTCGGGTCGCGGCGTACCGGCAATACCTGCGGGCCAACGCGGCCAGCCGTCAGGAGGAGGCGCTGCTCGGGGCGAAGCTGCTCGGCCGTTGGCCCAGCGGCGCCCCACTCGCGGTCTCCCCGGAGCGAGACGACCCCGAGCTCGGAGGCGACCCCGGTCGCAACAACGATTTCCTCTACGGTGACGACCGGCGCGGATTCAAATGTCCGGCCGGCGCTCATGCGCGACGCGCGAATCCGCGGGACTCCCTCGATGATCAGGGCAGCGTGGACGTTCGCCTGCATCGCATGATCCGGCGGGGAACCAGCTACGGGTCGATGCTTCCCGAGGGCGTCCTGGAAGACGACGGTGTGGATCGCGGCATCATGTTCATCTTCGCCGGGGCGCACCTCAAACGGCAGTTCGAGTTCGTCAAGACCCAGTGGCTGAACGACGGCATCTTCCTCGGCGCCCCGCAGGAGAAGGATCCGCTCGTCGGCGCGAATGACGGCAGCGGCACCTTCACCATTCCGCAGCGGCCGATCCGTCGACGGCTGCAGCAACTGCCTCCCTTCGTCGTCACCCGGGGTGGCGAGTACTGCTTCGCTCCTGGCATACGGGGACTTAAGTGGTTGGCCGAACTCGACTCATGACGAGCCGTCGAGACGCAGGAGGAGACATGGAGATCAGCCCAGGTACGGATCGGTGGCAGTCGCTCGACTTCGGCCCACCGCCCTCCGACCTCGCCGAACCCGACTCATCGGTGCTGCTGAACTACGGCCCCGATGAGCGAATCGCGGTGATCACCCTGAACCGGCCGAACGCGGACAACGCCATCACAACCGAGATGGGGGCCCGGCTGACCGAGGTCCTGGAGACGATCGCCGTGCAGACGGCGGTGCGGGTGGTGATCCTCACTGGTGCCGGTGACCGGGCCTTCTCCGTCGGCAGTGATCTGCGCCAGCGCCACAACATGACCAAAGAGGACTGGCTTCGCCAGCGACAGGACTTCGACCGCACCCTGTACACGCTGCGGCAACTCCGCAAGCCGATCTTCGCCGCCGTGAACGGCATCGCCTACGGTGGCGGGTCGGAACTGGCGCAGAGCACCGACTTCATCATCGCCTCGGAGAACGCGACCTTCGGCCAGCCGGAGGCGATGATCGGCCTGGCGGCCGGCGGCGGGTCACCGGCGCTGCTGCCCCGGCTGCTGCCCCCGGGGAAGGCTCTGCAGATGCTGCTGACCGGTGACCCGATCACCGCGCAGGAGGCGCATCGGCTCGGCATGGTCAACGAGATCCACCCTCAGCCCCAGTTGATGGATGCGGCGACCCGGATCGCCGAGAAGATCGCCAGCAATTCACCGACCGCGGCGCAGGCGGTCAAGCGGGCCGTGCAGCTGGGCGAGGGGCAGCCGCTCGAGCAGGCCATCGCGATCATGATGGAGTCCCACTGGCGCTCGGCCGTGCACCCGGACCGGGTCGAGGGCATCAGCGCGTTCAACGAGAACCGCGACCCGACCTTCCGGGACTCCGACTACTGATGCGGTAGCCGCCCGGCTCACGCAGCGAACCCCTAGGAGGCAATGAATGACAATCGCAGACGAGCTCGACCCGGGCCGCGCCTCGCTCCAGATGATCAACCCGGATCCGTTCAACGCCGAGGCACCGCCGGACGCCCTGACCGGAGCGATCACCCCGAACGAGTTCCATTACGTCCGCAGCAACTTCGACGTGCCGGCGCACGACGGCACGCTTGAGATCGGCGGGGCGGTCGACAACCCGCTGACGCTGACCGTGGCGGATCTGCGGGCGCTGCCTGCGGTCGATCGGGCGGTCACGCTCGAGTGCGCGGGCAATGGGCGTCTGGCGATGAAGCCACTGCCCGCCGGTGAACCCTGGGGCGACTATGCCGTCTCGACCGCGCGCTGGACCGGCGCGCTGCTACACGAGGTGCTGGCCCTGGCGCGCCCGACCACCGCCGGCGTCGACGTCCGCTTCGAGGGTGCCGATCACGGCACCTACCACCTCCGCCCGATCCTCCCCGATTCCGACCGGGACAACATGACCTTCGTTCGGGCGCTGCCACTGTCGCACGTCGTCGATCCGGCGGCCGAGATCCTCATCGCCTACGAGATGAACGGTAAGCCGCTGCCACCCGATCACGGGGCCCCGTTCCGCATCGTCGTGCCGCACTGGTACGCCGTCGCGTCGGTCAAGTGGCTCAAACGCATCGATGTACTGACCGAGCCCTACCAGGGTGAGTTCCAGACCGGTCATTACATGTACCAGTGGTCGGATAGACCCGATGAGCCCGTCACGCTGATGCGGGTGCGCTCGCGCATTACCGACCCGGCTCCCGGATCGGTGGTCGATCGAGGGACCTACACAGTGCGCGGGAAGGCCTGGTCGGGGACCGGGCCGGTGACGGCGGTCGAGGTGAGCCTCACCGGCGATGGCGACTGGCTTCCGGCCGAGCTCGAGCCACCCAAAGGCCCGTACCAGTGGCAGGACTGGACCTTCAATTGGGCCGCCAAGGACGTCGGACGCCACACCCTGCGGGCTCGGGCAACTGACGCGGCCGGCAACGTCCAGCCCCACCTCCCGCCGTGGAACCGCCTCGGCTACGGCAGCAACGCGATCGAAGTGATCTTCATCGACGTCAAATAGGTCATCTCGGTGCCGCTGAGGGAGGGATCTCGACCGCCACCATCGTCCACCGATCGTCGTGGATGCCGTTGGTGGTAAGTGTGCTCGTGGCGGCGGTGGTCGGCTCCTCCATCGTCTGGGTCCAGAACGAGTCGCGAATCCGCCCGTCCACGAAAGTGTGCACCAGAGACTGACCGGGCGGTGGCGTCGGCCGCTGCGAGTGCGTCCAGTCATGGCCGACGGCCCAGACCAGCGAACCGCAGGTCGGCGTGCTCAGGGTGTCCGTCGGTGTTCCGGTGGTTCCCGCGGCCGCCGCGGTCGTGCCGATGCTGGCGGCGGAGTGCGCGAATGAGGCGAGCGTGATCATGCCGTCGAACCCGGCGTTGGCCAACTGCGCCACAACCCTGACGTTCTTCAGTTTCGTCGGCGCGTAGGCCTGCCAAACCTCGGTCGTGCCCCAGGTGGAGTTGGAGCGCGTGGCCAGCGTCCAGGTCAGTCCCCCGCCGCTCACCCTGGTGATCTGCTGGTTCGGCGCCCGCGGCCCGTCGGCGGCGACGAACGCCAGAATCAACTCGTTGGGTTCATTCGTGCTGAATGGATCGGAGCGCAACTTCCGCGCGGCGGTCCGCTGATCGGTCGATGCCGTCGTGTCGAGAGTCGGCGCGGTGTTCGCACAGCTCGTCGACGCCGGGTTCACCGCTATCGTGACTGTCGCCGCCGAGCTGGTCAGCTGGCCGTCATTCGCCGTGAAAGTAAAGGAATCGGTGCCGGAGTAGCCCGGCGCCGGTGTGTAGATGACACTCGGCCCGGCGCCGGTCAGGCTGCCATGCAGCGGCCCGCTGGTGACGCTGTATGTGAGCTGATCATCGTCTGGATCGGTCGCGGAGAGAGTGATTGGCAGCGCGCCTCCGGCGGTCACCGTGACGGACTGCCCGGTCGCCGTCGGGGCGTGATTCACGGGTGTGGGATTCGGTGTCGGTGTCGTTGTCGGCGTGGGAGTCGGTGTCGGTGTCGGTGTGGGAGTCGGTGTCGGCGTGGGAGTCGGTGTCGGTGTCGGTGTGGGAGTCGGTGTCGGTGTGGGAGTCGGCGTGGGAGTCGGTGTCGGTGTGGGAGTCGGTGTCGGTGTCGGTGTGGGAGTCGGTGTCGGCGTCGGAGTCGGCGTCGGAGTCGGAGTCGGCGTCGGAGTCGGCGTCGGAGTCGGCGTCGGAGTCGGAGTCGGCGTCGGAGTCGGCGTCGGAGTCGGCGTCGGCGTCGGCGTCGGTGTCGGCGTCGGTGTGGGAGTCGGTGTCGGTGCTGCGGTGACCGTGACCGCCGCGCTCGGCCCGGAGGGTGTGACGGTGAGGGCACCGGCGTTCGCGTCGTCCGAGCTGGAGTACGTGCCCGGAACCTGTGAGGCCTTGACGGTGAACCGTTCGGTGCCCGCGGTCACCGCATCCAGTACGAAGGGCCCGCTCCAGGTGAGAGTCCTCCCAGCCACCTCCGGATCGTTGCTGGTGAGTCCGGACGACGTGCCGCTCTGATAGCTGAACCCGGCCGGCAACGTCACCGAGACGCTATTGACGCTTGTCGAGGTCCGGGCCTGATTCGAGATGCTCGCCGTGTACTGCAACGCCGCTCCCGCGACCACCGTGTCGGTTGAGGCAGACAGGCTGGCCGACAGCGTTCCCACCGGACGCACCGCGCCGTGCATCGTGTACACGACGTCGTTGAAGTCCCGGTCGCCACCGCCGTAGAGATCCTCGAAACCGAACTCGGTCAGCTGACCAGCCGCGTTGCTGTACCCCTCCATGTGATCGGTGCTGTCCGAGTTGGCCGAGGTGATCGAGAAGAACGCCTGGTTCTGCCAGCTCGGAATTGCCGGTAGGTCGGTCAGTGAAGCGGAGACGATGAAGAACGCGAGGTACGTCCCGGCCGGATAAGGCACCGTGACGTTCGGGCTGAAGGCATTCGATCCGCCCGGGAAGATCGTCTGCGACCGGCTCAGGACCCCGTCGTACCAGGCCTTCGTCCCCGGCCGAGCACCGTCGATCGTGCCAAGTGCATCGTCCACATTGAAGGCGACTAACTCGTTACTGTTGCTCGCGTCGCGGTCGATCCAATCGAAGGTGACGTCCACCGCGCCGGAGCCGGTGACCTGCCAGGTCTGCACATCGGGCAGGCGGGTGTAGGCGCGACACTGAGGTACCAAGGGATCGTTCACGTCGTCCTGGTCGCCGCAGAACGGTAACTGCAGGTCGGCGGCGTCAGTGGCGTCGAGGGTGATGGTTGTGGTGTCCGAATGACCCGCCGTATCGGTCACGGTCAGGGTCCCGGTGAGCGCTCCCGGTGTCGACAGCAGGTGCGAGGTGGTTGCCGCCGTGCTCGTGAACCCGTCGCTCAGGCTCCACCGGTAGCTGACGATCGTGCCGCTGGCGGCGATGGAATCGCTCGCGTCCAGCGTTGATCCCATCGGCACGAAGCCGTGGGCCGGGTCGACGTGAGCGACCGCGGTCGGATAGCCATCGCGGTGCACCACCGTGATTCCGACGACTTCAGTCACCGGTTCGCTGTTGCCGTCACTGACGTCGTAGGTGAAACTCGTGCTCCCCTCGAAACCGGCGTCGGGGGTGAAGATGCAGGTCCCGTCAGCCGCGCAGTTGGCGGTGCCGGACTGGGCGGCGCCGTTGCCGGTGACGGTCAACGGGTCACCATCAGGATCGACGTCGTTCTCCAGCACCGGAATCGTCACCGCAGTGCCCTTGTCGGTCGTGACGTTCTCAGGCTCCGGCTGGGGTTGGTGGTTGGCGGCCGGGTACACGGTCACGACCAGCTTGTCGGTCCCGGTCGCACCGTGGTCATCGGTGGCAGTCACGGTCAGCTGATACTGCCCCGGTTTCTGATAGGTGTGGTTCACCGTCGTACCGGTCGCGGTGCCACCGTCGCCGAACGTCCAGGCGACGGCCTCCACGCTGGAATCGGGATCATTCGCGTTGGCCGAGAACGGCATCTCCAGCTGGGCGATGCCCGTCGTGGTGTTGCCGGCCAGACTAACGGTCGGCGGCAGATTCCCCTTTGTGGTAACGGCGATAATGGTGCTGGCCATCGCGCTGCGACCGTGCTCGTCGCTCACCGTGACGGTCGCGATGAACTGCCCCACCTTCGTGTAGGTGTGGCTGGCTGTGGCCCCACTGCCGGTGGCACCATCACCGAAGTCCCATTCGTAAGAGGTGATCGTGCCGTCCTCGTCGATGGAGGACGACGCGTCGAACAGCACGAAGAGTGGTCCGTCACCGCTCTGGGTGGAGGCGGACAGACCAGCGCTCGGACCGACGAAGGCGGAGGCCCCGACGTGGACCACAACTTGTGCGGTGGCAGTCGCGCCGGCCGGATCGGCAATCGTGTAAGTGAAGACGTCGGTGCCGGTCACCGATCCCGGGGTGTAGACGCAGGTTGCCGCTCCACAGGTGACGGGGCCTCCCGAGCCGTCGGTCGAGGAGACGATTCGCAGCGTGTCGCCGTCGGGGTCGGAGTCATTGCCCAGCACGTCGATCGTCACTGCGTGATTGCTCGTCGTCGACACGTCATCGCGGACCGCGACCGGCGCCCGGTTGGGCTTGGGACCGACGGCGATCAACTGATTGCTTGAGTTGGACCGGGTGGCCTCGGAGACGGTGTGGGTGACTGGGTAGTAGCCGTCGTCTGTGAAGGTGTGAATCACGGAGGCGCCCGACGCGGTCTCGCCGTCGCCGAAATCCCAGTCGCGGGACACGATGCTATCGCCGTCGGTCGAAGCCCCGGTCGATTGGAAGTTGTAGGTTCGGCCGCTGACCAGGGTCGCGGTGAAACCCGCGGTCGGGGGGACGTCGAGACGCCCGGCCTCGACCAGGGCGCTCGTCGCGAAGGCTTGAATCGGATCGATCTCGGTTTCGAGCTGGTCGGCCAGCGTGCGCAACGCCTCAGGGAAGGGCTCGGTCGCTCCGGCCGCGCCGATGTCCTGGCCGAAGTGGGTGCGGATCGCCGCGATCTGGGTGTCGGTGTAGCCGAAGGAATGGAAGTTGGCCGTCTCGGCGGCGGTGAACCCACTGGCGGTGATCCGTTGGTAGAGCGTGTTCAGATCGTCGAACTCACTCGGCTCGATGGCCGGCTTGGAGAGCTCGGGGTCAGCCGCGGCGACGTCGGCGTAGGCCCGCAGCCGCTGTGCGCTGGTCTCCAACTCGCGGGCCAGATCGGTGCCGAACTGCCCGGTGGCGTTCAGTTGCCGGCGCTGGCCGGCTACGTTATCGGCGGCCTCGGCGCCCTGGAAACGTTCATAGCCATGCAGCATCGCGATACCGAATGCCCTTTGCCTATCAACTGATTGCAGCAGATCGTTCAGGGTGGACGGGCTACTTGACGGAATGGTCGCGAAGACCGGCGCAGCCACCGCGGCGAAGCCCGCGTCCGGCGGATCGTTGGCGATGTCCTGGTACATCTTCGCCGTCTGGCAGGAGAGATCCTTGAGAATGTCCAGTGCCTTGTTGATGTTGGCGGTGAATGGATCCTCGATGGTGAAGGCGACTCCGAACCCGATGCCGGTGACGACAGTTCCCACGAACGGAAGGTCGGTGTAGACGACCTTCGGAGCCTTGATGTCCTTGGAGAATCCGCGCATGCCAGTTGCTTTGCCGGCGACCTTCTCGAGCAGTCCGTTGATCGTGCACATGCCGTTCATGTCGAAATTCAATTGCGCGGCGGCGGCCTTCGCGTCGGCCACGACGCTGTCAGCGAGCGCGGTCGAGCAGGTGTCCCCACAAGATTCGACGGAGAAGACCTCACTCGCTTCGAGCGGAACGTCCTGGCTGTTCTCGACGCCGATCCGGAACTGCCCGATCGGTAGGTACGGTCCCTGAAGCAGGTCCCACTGGGTTCCGATGCCGATGAGGTGAGTGGCCCGCTTCCAGCCCGGTGCCGGCGAATCACAACTCCAGTCATCGCCGGTGGCGGCAATAACGCAGGCCCGTCCGCCCGCGGTGTCGGATCGGACGTAGACGAAGAGCGCGTTGTTGTCGGTGAAGTCGAGGGTCGGGTCGCCCCCCTCGTCGGAGGGGACCGGTCCGTACAGTCCGGCTGAGGACCGCGGCGCGTGCACCACCTGCGCGGTGAACATCGCGGCCACCAGCGAGAGACAGGTGATCACTGCCAGCGTGCGCTTGGATACGCAGACGTGCCTGTTCAGCAAGCGCATATGAAGTCCCCCGACCCTGGCGCATCCGCTATACGGTGGTCGCACGCTAACACCGGGACTTAACGTTGCCAAGGGTTAGTTAAGAATCTCCGACGAATCAGTTAAGACATAGACCGGGGTAATCGGTCTTCCGCGCTCTACCGGCCAGCCTTCTTCGGAGCAGAGGCCTTGGTCGGAGCAGTGGCCTTGGTCGGAGCGGCGGCCGTGTCGCGTTTCGTCGTGGTGGTCGGCCGGTAGTGGTGGTAGCCGAGGAACATGTCCACACCGCTGGTGATGAGAGCATCGGTCGTTGCCCGACTCAACGAATCGCCGTACGCACTGTGGACCAGGTGCGGGTACAGCACGAGCGCGTAGAGCTGAATACAGGCGAGCTCGATGTCGGGCATCTGCAGCCGACCCTGGTCGATGAGCCGCTGAAAGGTGGCCGCGAGTGCGGGCTGGGCTCGATCAGGTCCGTTCCCCCGCCAAGCCGCACCCAGTTCAGGGAATCGGCGCACCTCACTGACGACGAGATGGCGAAGGGCGAGCACGTCAGGCCTGGTCATGCCCTCTACCCACGCCTGCGCCGTCCAGATCAGACTCTCGCGCAGATCATCGGAACTATTTAGCCGGGCTTGTGTTCCGGCGACGGCACCCCCGAGCGCCTCGGAGAGCGCGTCGCCGATCACAGCCAGGAAGAGCCCCTCCTTGCTGCCGAAATGGTTATAGATAGTCACCTTGGAGACGCCGGCCTCGGCAGCGATGAGGTCGATGCCGGCTTCGAAACCGTCCCGGATGAAGACGTCGTGCGCGGCTTGCACGATCGCCTGTCGCTTTCGCTCGGCGCGGTCACCGGCTGGAATCCGCGGTACGGCCTGCCTCGTCATGGCCCGAATCTACCAGGAAAATGAACTGTACCGTTGAGTTCATCTGAACTATAAAGTACAGTTCAGATGTGGCGGCGGGAGAGCCCGCTGCCCCGGCGAAAGGGACACCGAGATGACCCGGACTATCACCACTCAGCGGGCGGGAATGGCCACGCCCTTCGGCCTTGACACACTGGCGCTACCCATTCACACCGCGGCCCAGAGCTGGATTCCCACCGGTGACGGAAAGTCGTTCAAACCATTGCGCTTCGATGCTGACGGCTGGTCAGAACTGATGCGCCTGGAACCAGGAACCATCGTCAACCGGCACCGTCACACCGGGGACGTGCACGCCTTCAACCTCGTCGGCACGAGAAGGATCCTGAACACCGATGAACTCATCGGCCCCGGCGACTACGTCTACGAACCGACCGGCAATGTCGATTCGTGGCAAGCGGTGGGCGACACCCACTGCATTGTGCACATCAAGATCACCGGCGCGGTGGAGTACCTCGACGCCGACGGAGCCGTGATTGGCGGCGCCGACTCCGCCTCCCAATACCGCTTGTATCTCGACTGGTGCCGTGACCATGGCGTCGACCCCTTGCCGCAGCTATGCCGTGGGGTATAGCTGTGCGCACGCTATCAACCAGCGGTCTGTGAAGTCTCTCTAATGGTCTAGGCAGCGCCGCCGAACCAGAGGCGCAACTGCCGGCTCAGGTCCTGCTGGTCGGCGCCGGTCCAGACCACGTGTCCATCGGGTCGCAGCAGCACGGCCGGCTGCTCCAACTCGTCGCTGACGTCGACGACGTGGTCGACCCGGTCCGCCCAACCCCCAGCCGAGAGCCCTCCGGTCTGATCGAGCAGCAGGCCGCGACCGCGGTGCATCAGCTGGTAGAGGCGACCGCGAGACAGCGCGATATCGCGCAGCCGCCGGCCGACGAGCCGCTGACCGGGACCGGTTCCGGCACCGGCACCGGCACCGGCACCGGCACCGAAGTCGTAGCGCACACCGATCGCGGTGACCTTCTCGATCAGGTGCCGGTTCACGTCATCGAACTCCATCAGGTCGCTGAGTAGCCGACGTACCGCCTGCGGTCCGGGTTCCGGGTCGATCAATTCGGACTGGGCCCGGGTGGTGTTCAGCACGTCGGCGGCGACCGGGCGACGCTCGGCCGGGTAGCTGTCCAGCAGCGCCGGCGGAGCCCAGCCGTTCACCTCGGCGGCCAGCTTCCAGCCGAGGTTGAACGCGTCCTGGATACCGAGGTTGAGCCCCTGCCCGCCCAGCGGCGGGTGGACGTGCGCCGCGTCGCCGGCCAGGAACACCCGGCCGCTGCGGTACCGCTCGGCCAGCCGCGTCGCGTCGGTGAACCGGGAGAGCCAGCGTGGGGAGTGCACACCGAAGTCGGTGCCCGCGTAAGCCCGAAGCTGCGTCTTGAACTCGGCCAACGTCGGTTCCGACGTGCGATCCTCGGCTACGCTCGCGGCCGGCACGACGGCCCGGTAGAGCCCATCTCCGGCCGGCCCGACACCGAAACCCCGGTGAATCTTGCGGACTTCATCCACGACTGACGCCAACTCCGCGGGCGGGGTCGTCACCTCCAACTCCGCGAGCAGCCACTCCGTTCGAGCGGGTTCACCCGGAAACTCAACACCGAGCAGTCGACGCACCAAGCTACGGCCACCATCGCAGCCGACGAGCCACCGCGAGCGCAGCCGCTGTCCATCGGCCAACTCGACCGTCACCGCGTCCTCGTCCTGCTCGAAGCCGGTCACCTCCTGGCCGCGTCGGATATTAGCGCCGAGTTCTACCGCACGGTCAGCCAGCAGGCGATCGGTAACCGGCTGGGGAATTCCGAGGATGTATCCGTGCGCGGTGTCCAGGTGCGCCGGCCACGGCTTGTCGATCCCGGCGAATCGGGTCGCGCCCGGATACTGCCGACCCTGGGCCAGGAACCGATCCAGCAGCCCGCGCTGACCCATGATCTCGACGCTGCGCGGATGCAGCCCCAGCGAGCGGACCAGTTCCGTCGGTTCGGCATCCCGCTCCAGCACCAGCACGTCCACGTCGTGCAGGCGCAGTTCACTGGCCAGCATCATCCCGGTCGGGCCGCCCCCGCTGATGATCACGTCCGGCATGAAACCCCCAGAACACCCGTCGCCATTGACAGTTCCCGATGGTACGGACGACCACGCACCTCGGGCCGAAGGTCGGCCGGCGAACCGGCGCTTACAGGCGCTTACAGGCGCTTACAGGCGCTTACAGGCGCTTACAGGCGCTGCTCCCCCAGCCAGGTCAGGCAGGCAGTAGCGACCTCACGCCACCCGCCGTCGATGGTCAGCGAGTGGCCCCGACCTTCGAACTCCACCAGTTCGGTGACCGCGGCCGAATGCCGGTACTGCTTCAATGTGGACTTCGTGATCGCCTCGGGAACAGTGTGGTCCTGACCGCCCATGATCAGCAGGAGCGGGCCGCGCTTCTCATTGCCCGTCTCCACCTTGGCCGGCGAGTGCAGCGAGAAGTTCGCGGCGGCCGCCTCGAATAGTGGCCGCCCCGGCGCGGCGATCACCCACTTTTCATAGAGCGCGTCTGACTCCTCCTCGGTGAGGGCGTTGCCGAAGCTGTAGCGAAACTGCTCAGCGGAGAGGGTGACGGCCTTGTGCTTGTTGGCCGGATTCTTGAAGACCGGCAGCGTCGAGCGCAGCGCCGACAGCGGCAGCGGAAGCACCCCCTTGATCTGGGCGGCGTCGATGGCGATCGCGGCCGCCGCGTAGTCCTCGCCGAGTAGTTTCTCGGCGATCATGCCTCCGAAGGAGTGTCCGATGAGGATCGGCTTCTCTTCGAGTTGATCGATGAACGCGCGGTAGTGGGCGGTCACGTCCTCGATGCCGAAGTTGGCGACGCTGTCAGGGGTGGCTCGAGTCTCGGCGACGGTGACCTGATCGCCCGGCCAGCCCGGCGCACTAGGCCGGTAGCCAGAATCGGCGAATAGTTGCACCCAGGGGTCCCACGCGGCGCTGTGCAGCCAGAGGCCGTGGATGAAGACGACAGGAGTTGCCGAGTCGGTCATGAGCGAGTCCAATCCGAATTTGTCTGCACTTACGAAGGAATCCTCTTCGAGACCGGGTCGGAGCGCTTGCGTCAGGTGACTGAAGTCGGAGCGGGGAGTGACGGCCTAGCGTCAATCCCCATAGCGAAGTTCGCCGCCCCGGGCGGTCCCCCCAATGGAGAGAAGAACTCAAATGCCTGAAAAGAAGCCACTTCACCATCGACGACGGTTGACCACACTCGCACTTGGCGTAGCCACGGCCGCCGGGCTGGTTGCGTTGACCACCGGCGGCGCCGACGCCCATCCCACCCCACGCAAGCCCAAGCCGACCGTCGTCCTGGTTCACGGGGCCTGGGCCGACAGCTCCAGTTGGGACGGTGTGGTGGGACGCCTGCAGTCTGACGGGTACG contains:
- a CDS encoding Dyp-type peroxidase; this translates as MEQAVDVTDGEPTPLDLDDIQWGALNERPSPYVGSYLLLRIDDPVAGRELVRRLARFVDSGPPATDPSSGAWLTVAFSYQGLKALGVPPESLDSFAPEFREGMKARAAELGDVGESSPENWEAPLGSSDVHVALAALSPDRASLEAILEKARNAHQELPGVQLIWQQDCYQLPTGRTSFGFKDGIGQPSVEGSGRPASNPKEKPLKAGEIILGYPDETGELAPMPTPDVLGRNGTYVVFRKLHTRVAAYRQYLRANAASRQEEALLGAKLLGRWPSGAPLAVSPERDDPELGGDPGRNNDFLYGDDRRGFKCPAGAHARRANPRDSLDDQGSVDVRLHRMIRRGTSYGSMLPEGVLEDDGVDRGIMFIFAGAHLKRQFEFVKTQWLNDGIFLGAPQEKDPLVGANDGSGTFTIPQRPIRRRLQQLPPFVVTRGGEYCFAPGIRGLKWLAELDS
- a CDS encoding enoyl-CoA hydratase/isomerase family protein; the encoded protein is MEISPGTDRWQSLDFGPPPSDLAEPDSSVLLNYGPDERIAVITLNRPNADNAITTEMGARLTEVLETIAVQTAVRVVILTGAGDRAFSVGSDLRQRHNMTKEDWLRQRQDFDRTLYTLRQLRKPIFAAVNGIAYGGGSELAQSTDFIIASENATFGQPEAMIGLAAGGGSPALLPRLLPPGKALQMLLTGDPITAQEAHRLGMVNEIHPQPQLMDAATRIAEKIASNSPTAAQAVKRAVQLGEGQPLEQAIAIMMESHWRSAVHPDRVEGISAFNENRDPTFRDSDY
- a CDS encoding sulfite oxidase; this encodes MTIADELDPGRASLQMINPDPFNAEAPPDALTGAITPNEFHYVRSNFDVPAHDGTLEIGGAVDNPLTLTVADLRALPAVDRAVTLECAGNGRLAMKPLPAGEPWGDYAVSTARWTGALLHEVLALARPTTAGVDVRFEGADHGTYHLRPILPDSDRDNMTFVRALPLSHVVDPAAEILIAYEMNGKPLPPDHGAPFRIVVPHWYAVASVKWLKRIDVLTEPYQGEFQTGHYMYQWSDRPDEPVTLMRVRSRITDPAPGSVVDRGTYTVRGKAWSGTGPVTAVEVSLTGDGDWLPAELEPPKGPYQWQDWTFNWAAKDVGRHTLRARATDAAGNVQPHLPPWNRLGYGSNAIEVIFIDVK